The sequence CACTACTGCTTGAATCCCGATGGCGTTGTGGCGGGTTACATCGAGGCAGTCGCGGCAGACCTCTTCGATGGTCGCACTTCCCACCAGCACGTTGCGGTCAGTTGGGCGGTATTGCTCGTCGACCGCGATACACTTGAGTTCACCAATGAAGGGATCATCGTTCACCGGTGGTATGCGGGTGCCGGCGTTGCTGGCGCCGTTTGTGCCACGACGCGAGGTGCCGTTGAGCGGGATACAACGCTCGCCTGGGGTTTGTGTCGGCGTGCAGAAAGCCGAAAGCCCCTCGGATGCCAGCCAAGTCAACGGCTGCCTGGGGGTCAAGCGAACGTTGAAATCGGTTTCGCGCCACTGCGGCAGGCAAATTCCCCCGGGGCACTGGGCGCCGGAGAAACACACTTGCCCGGTCGTCGAGCAGCGGCCGGTGGCGTTGACGTAGAAGCAGCGCGCGATCACCGACTCGCTCGAGGTGTTACTCAGCTGTACCAGCGTATCGACGCAGTTGTCGCCGGCGACCAAGATCACGGGATAAACGACAATCGCCGCCGCGCTGTCGGAGGTGACGTCAGCGGCTGCGATACGCGAGCCGAGGAACAGGGCGAGCATGATCACCGAGCCCGGATGCATACGGCCAGCGCTGGCACGCCCGCGTATCTTGCTTGTCATCGCGCTATCACCGCCGCGGCAGGCTGCGCAGCACCCCGGTGACGCCGACGCAGGTCGGTGTCGGCGTCGGCTCCTGGTTGAAGTCCCCGTTCTGGCCGTTGGCTTCGGTGCTCGTCACCTCCAAGTTCGGCGAAACGGTGAAGCCCGTGGCCGCGGCGCCATAGCTGGTAGCTGTTCCCTGCCCGGCCACGAACACAATCATCTGACACGAGGCGGGATTGGAGCAGTTGCCTTGCAGGAGAAAACCGTCGGCCGTGGTTTGCGGGTTGGTCACCGACGCCCCGACGCTGCCGACCTGCGAGCCCTGGGTGTCATCGAGCGTCACAGTCTGATTGTCTACCTCGCCGGCGTCCACGTCCGAGACGTTCGTCGAACCGCTCGGGAGCGGGAAGACCATTGTCGCACCGCTGACCGTGCAACCACCGGGGCTGCGTGACACCGATGCCAGATCCATCGCCGCCGGCACGCCGCCGCTGGCGACAGTTACATTCGCCAAGGGTTCTTGGGTCTCGCCGCCGCCGAGCGGCAACGCCGGGTCGGCGCTGACCTTGCGCAGTCCTCCCGGCAGCGTCAGAACGCCCTTGCCGCCGGCCGCGTTAGGGTCGAAGTTGGTTGCACACGACACCGTGTTGTCGCTGAAGCCGCTCAAGACGGCCGTCCGCATCCGGCCGGGGAGCAACGAGCCCTGGCCTGCCGACACCGCCGTCAGCACCGTGCCCGGAGCCCCGGGCGTCTCGGTGCAAGTGTTGGCGTTGCCGCCGGTCAGCGCCACGCTGGTGACCTGGGTGCCGATGCTGCCGGAACCGGTCTTGATGATCATGTACACGTGATTGTCTTGCGAGGCACACAGCTCGACTGTCAGCGCCCAACTCCCGCCGGCCGCCGCCACCAGCGCCGCTGCCACCAGCGCAAGGCACAAGCCGCCGAGCCCGGCAGCACGGCCCTCGGCGCGTCGTTCCAACTTCAGTCGCTTGCACCAATTCTGCATGGCTGCCCCGTTTCGCGTCGCAGCGAGGTACGGCACCGCGCAACCGCATTCCGATGTTCTGGCTACTACTCCCGTGCGGCGCTCGCGTCAATCGGAAAAGTCGAGTCGCGTACCCAGGGTGTGCGACAAATCTGTGGGTAACGTGCAGCCGACCGGGCAAATCCTCACCAGTCTGACAGTACTGTGTACTGTCAGGCCGAGGCCCATGGCCGAAAGGGACGCAATTTGTCATTCCCGCGAAAGCGGGAATCCACGGCACCGGCTCGCTACGACCCGCCAAACGCCAAACTGGATTCCCGCTTTCGCGGGAATGACGGCCATAACACCGAACAGGATCAGGGTCGGCACCACGTTACCCACAAATTTGTCGCGCACCCGCCGTAATCGTATCAGCCGGCCAGGTTTTCAACTGCCACTGCTTGGCCGGCCTGGCTGGCGTGGTAGCAGGCCTCGGCAATGGCGACCGCGCGCAAGCCCTCTGCCAGCGGGATCGGTAGCGGGCGCGCCTGGCGCAAGACGGCGGCAAAGTCGCGTACCACTTCACACACGGTCATGGCAGTCGGTCCCACCGGTAGTGGAGTCACACTCGTGCCCTCGATGCGATACGCCAGGCGCAAGACGTGATCGCCGATCAGCTGCCCGCGTTCGCCGCTCACCTCGATCCCGCCCGAACGGCTGTTGGTGGCGCGTGAGCCGACGACCGAGGCCAGCACGCTACCGCCGCGCATGCGAATGGCCGCGGCAAAGTTATCTTCGGTTCGCCGCGTCACCACCGCGCTCATCTCGCAGCTGACCCGTTCGGCCTCTAAGCCGGTGAGCACCCGCAGCAAGTCGAACATATGCACCCCGGTGTGCAGCACCATGCCGCCGCCCGAGGTCGCGGGCTGGTCGAGCCAATCCAGCGGCGAGGGCTCGAAGCGCTGACTCAGGCGCACGGAGTGGATCGCGCCCACCGCGGGCAGCGCCGTGCGGATGGCGTTGACCACGGCGTTGTAACGCAGCGTCTGCGCCACCATGATCGGCACGCCGGTGCCGCGCGCGAGGGCGAGCAACTCGCGCCCCACGCCAAGATTGATCGCTGCCGGCTTCTCCAGCAGCAGCGGCCGGTTGGCGGCGGCCGCCGCCGCCACGATGTCGCGGTGCAATGCCGGCGGGACCGCGGCAATCACCGCCTCGACGTCTGGCGCGGCAATCAACTCGCGGTAGTCGCTGTAAGCGCGGCAACCGAACTCGGCCGCCAGCGCCCGCGCTTTGGCCAGATCGCGCCGGGCGAGCGCGGCCAACTGCACCTCCGGCAGGTCATCCCGGATGTGCCGGGCGTAACGCTGGCCATGCTTGCCTACGCCGATGAGCCCAACCCGCAGTGGAGTCATACAGTCAGAATGTGCCTTGTGCGGGGGGGCAATGGCAAGATCGCAAGCAACCGCGGCGGCGGCCGTTACCACTCGGCGCGAACGATGCGCTGGTAGATCTTGGGCAACTCCTTCGGCAGCGTGGCGATGTCCTCGATCACCAAGTAGCGCGATTGGTCGCACATCTGGCGCAGGTAATCGTGCCCGGCGCGGTCCACGGTGATGCAGAAGGGCGTGATACCGGCGCTCTCGGTCTCGCGCAAGGCCACGGTGGTGTCGCGAATACCGTAGACGTTGCTGCGCCGATCCTGGCCGTAATCGAAATCTTGCGGGAAGCCGTCGCTCAGCAAGATGAGGTGCTTGGAGCGGGAGTGGACGGCCTGCATCTTTTCGACGGCGTGGCGCAGCGCGGTGCCCATGCGGGTGCTGCGCTTGGGCTCGATGGCGCCGATGCGGCCCTTGACCGCCGGGCTGAGGGATTCGGTGAACGACTTCACCAGATAGAATTCGACGTTGTTGCGGCCCTGGCCGGAGAAGCCGTAGATGGCGTAAGC is a genomic window of Deltaproteobacteria bacterium containing:
- a CDS encoding Gfo/Idh/MocA family oxidoreductase — its product is MTPLRVGLIGVGKHGQRYARHIRDDLPEVQLAALARRDLAKARALAAEFGCRAYSDYRELIAAPDVEAVIAAVPPALHRDIVAAAAAANRPLLLEKPAAINLGVGRELLALARGTGVPIMVAQTLRYNAVVNAIRTALPAVGAIHSVRLSQRFEPSPLDWLDQPATSGGGMVLHTGVHMFDLLRVLTGLEAERVSCEMSAVVTRRTEDNFAAAIRMRGGSVLASVVGSRATNSRSGGIEVSGERGQLIGDHVLRLAYRIEGTSVTPLPVGPTAMTVCEVVRDFAAVLRQARPLPIPLAEGLRAVAIAEACYHASQAGQAVAVENLAG